Genomic segment of Capsicum annuum cultivar UCD-10X-F1 unplaced genomic scaffold, UCD10Xv1.1 ctg2389, whole genome shotgun sequence:
CCACCTGTACCAGTAGACGTTTGAGAACATGTACAAATTAAATGTTTTAAAAAAGATTAGGTTAAAAATTTTTAATAAGAATACTTTACGATAAGTTCAAGTGTTCAATGGACATATGTAGTAATTTAAATATCTAGATGAAATATATGATAAGCTTAAGAGGTTGTTGACATATTTTgagtagaaatattttttaacaacaacaacataatctGCACACTCCCAAAAGTAAGGTTTGGGGAGGataggttgtttttgatagaccatcGACTCCAAGTAAGCAATAAGAAAGAAGATACAGTAGTGAagaaagactatgaaaaataattaggaaaagaacaacaacaactgaTGTAGTACAATAATTGAAGCAAAGAAAATAACATGTAATTGTAAAATCGAAGAAAACGATAGCAGGAGAGTACTAATAATAACTACTCACTTTTTATCTTAACGTTTAATAGCTTCTTATCTACCGTCATATCCTCGATAAGTCACAAGTGTGTCATGtaacaaaaagaaatatataaaagcaTATTCTACCATACCATGAAAAATCCCCAGTTTTGGCAAGCTTTGTTGAGGCTGTTGATAGCTTCAGAGCGTTGATGAAGATCAGTGGAGATGAGTTGAGAAAAATCAACGGTGGGGATggaatttgaataatcatgtggCTCAGATGTAGGGGAATCAGAGGGATAGATAGAAGAATTAACATAGTTAGAAGGGATAGATTTGAGATTTGGTGATTCAGAAAGTGTTTTCACACTAATGGATGGTTGAATTATCATTGGAGCCACagtatacaattttaatttttgctAAAAATGGTGGTATGTTAAATATTGTGTGCAATATGGAGATATCAATTGGCTTTTTTATAAGAGAACAACTACTTTATTTGCCAACGTATCCGCAACTATAACATACCAGGGCAACCTCACAAAATAAGATCGGAAAAGAATTGAATATACACAAATCTTAATTCTACATCAAAGGTATTCAAGGTGAAATAGAGAGATTGTTTCTATAGATAGGGgctcaaacaaaaaaaaatctagaaaataatgTAATGAAAGTATAAGAGATAATGGATAATAACAAAAACACCAAATAATAGTAGAATAGtactataacaaaataatgttATACTACTGctgatttaatttatttgtctagttttgatttgaaatgaagtttaaaaaagtaaaaaagatttttattttaaattaaggatatataaaatatatcaaaatgtcttttaattttgtaatcttaaatgtattacctgaaaaattaaaattaaaaaattatataaaaaagataattCTTTAAACGGACAAAAACATTCATATGAAAAGGTGGATGGTCAAATATTACATGCACTTGAgaacaaacaagaaaaaaaacaataTTAACATCGCTACATGCTTAGCTGTTTCAGTCTATTAGAAAGCCAAGAAATTTTACAAGTATTGTAGCTTGTCTCAAATATTTCCAAGTTTCTTGGCTGTTTCATTTCCAAAATCACTTTGGGAATTTGGGACTTTTGCTAACATTAGGTTGAGCATCCATCGCTTCTATTCACTTTTAAAGTCTATCtgttcaatttattatttatcgATTTACAAACatgttaaattattataaaattattaaaatattaattaatttatttattattaatcgttattgatttaattattgatCTAACCATTAATATTTCACACGAAAAATCATTGAAAGTCACTTATAATTGAGGTGTCAACCCAAATGAACCAACACATAAGTTGAGAAATTGTATCTTGCTCAAAAACAAATACTCCCTCCTCACTTTATCTTGTCACTAATTTCCTAATTGAATTTTtacttttacttattatttttaacatatcAAGAGAACTAGAGAAGAcgatttcttttttcttattttacctttaaaattaattacttttttcttcaaattactttcaaaatataatgtaaacatcatttaatagggttACTATGGTAAAATTACtatgttattaattgtttttcttaatagATGTGTCAACTCAAAAAGTGACAAATAAAATCAAACGAAAAGAGTACCACCTTGTAGAATAATCAAGAGTTTgagacaacaaaaaataaaaagtaaactaaactcTAAATCAAGTACTTTATATATTAAATGTagttaatataatttattaattactATCAAGTTATCGATTAACCCGTTAAGAAAAACACCTCAAAatgttaaaaattgataaaatataatcaaaatcatTACCAAAATCCTTAAACTAATAACTCATTTTCATTAAATCAATTAGGTTATTGCGTTAATTCGATTTTAAACTGTCCTAAATAGTCTTTGTGAAGCTCCTGCTGGCTCCTTGCCGCATGGCaacaataattataaaattatatgtaCTCCCTCCTCAGTATATTTGGCTTGATTTGGAGTATGAGAgttaaattaattaatgtttGATGTAAATTCagacataagaaataaaattatttgaaataaaatttacatatttagaaATTCAATAAAAAGTA
This window contains:
- the LOC124890753 gene encoding 2-oxoglutarate-dependent dioxygenase 19-like, translated to MIIQPSISVKTLSESPNLKSIPSNYVNSSIYPSDSPTSEPHDYSNSIPTVDFSQLISTDLHQRSEAINSLNKACQNWGFFMVVNHGIPENLMKGVIDGTQGFFDLKEEEKKEFEGKHVLDPIRCGTSFNISKEKVFFWRDYLKVFVHPHFHSPSKPQGYR